A part of Melittangium boletus DSM 14713 genomic DNA contains:
- a CDS encoding phospholipase D-like domain-containing protein, which produces MREWDGGRGGELRVRTVDAPEQEAVRPPASSPRWNTHVSTALLARYYLPPSHSPLQGNACELLRDGTEVYPAMLHAIRCARRSVHLETYMFLSDAVGELFGEALAEAAGRGVHVKVLYDALGSWSSRSEFFESLRARGVDIRPFKPFSSLGRGVRHLLRRDHRKILSVDGEVAFIGGVNIAVHWAPRGHGGECWRDDVLRVEGPAVHELERRFVATWRMAFQDRFRSWREGRRLRKQLRRQTVGGTRGDVGLAVLSNRRSIHRAYLHAISRARKSVLVAAAYFVPDRKLVAALRDAAARGVEVRLLLNAKGDHPWIMNATRAFYEKLLTAGVRIFEWERCVLHSKTAVVDGAWGTIGSFNLERLSFFFNHEANAVFADPRLGAQMEEGIRRDCDDCREVDLASFRRRPLWRKMLERVLYVFRRVI; this is translated from the coding sequence ATGCGTGAGTGGGATGGAGGCAGGGGCGGGGAGCTGAGGGTTCGGACCGTGGACGCGCCGGAGCAAGAGGCCGTCCGTCCGCCCGCTTCCTCGCCCCGCTGGAACACCCACGTCTCCACGGCGCTGCTGGCGCGCTACTACCTGCCGCCCTCGCATTCGCCGCTCCAGGGCAACGCCTGTGAGTTGCTGCGCGATGGGACCGAGGTCTACCCCGCCATGCTGCACGCCATCCGGTGTGCCCGGCGCTCCGTGCACCTCGAGACGTACATGTTCCTGTCCGACGCCGTGGGCGAGCTGTTCGGCGAGGCGCTGGCGGAGGCGGCCGGGCGCGGCGTGCACGTGAAGGTGCTGTATGACGCCCTGGGCTCCTGGTCGAGCCGGAGTGAGTTCTTCGAGTCGCTGCGCGCTCGCGGCGTGGACATCCGCCCCTTCAAGCCCTTCAGCAGCCTGGGGCGGGGCGTGCGCCATCTGTTGCGGCGCGACCACCGGAAGATCCTCTCGGTGGATGGCGAGGTGGCCTTCATCGGCGGGGTGAACATCGCCGTGCACTGGGCGCCCCGGGGCCATGGGGGCGAGTGCTGGCGCGACGACGTGCTGCGGGTGGAGGGCCCCGCGGTGCACGAGCTGGAGCGCCGCTTCGTGGCCACCTGGCGCATGGCCTTCCAGGACAGGTTCCGCTCCTGGCGCGAGGGCCGCCGGTTGCGCAAGCAGCTGCGCCGTCAGACGGTGGGCGGTACGCGGGGCGACGTGGGTCTGGCGGTCCTGTCCAACCGCCGCAGCATCCACCGCGCCTACCTCCACGCCATTTCCCGGGCGCGCAAGAGCGTGCTGGTGGCGGCCGCCTACTTCGTGCCGGATCGCAAGCTGGTGGCCGCGCTGCGCGACGCCGCCGCTCGCGGTGTGGAGGTCCGCCTGCTGCTCAACGCCAAGGGCGACCATCCGTGGATCATGAACGCCACGCGCGCCTTCTACGAGAAGCTGCTCACCGCGGGCGTTCGTATCTTCGAGTGGGAGCGGTGCGTGCTGCACTCGAAGACGGCGGTGGTGGACGGGGCGTGGGGCACCATCGGCTCGTTCAACCTCGAGCGGCTGTCCTTCTTCTTCAACCACGAGGCGAACGCGGTCTTCGCCGATCCCCGGTTGGGCGCTCAGATGGAGGAGGGCATCCGCCGCGACTGCGACGACTGCCGCGAGGTGGACCTCGCTTCGTTCCGCCGCCGGCCGCTCTGGCGCAAGATGCTGGAGCGCGTGTTGTACGTCTTCCGCCGGGTCATCTAG
- the ligD gene encoding DNA ligase D: MGTYREKRDFSRTSEPSPEVSAPAGGGVFVVHKHDATRLHYDLRLEIDGVLVSWAIPKGPSHDPADKRLAVQTEDHPLAYATFEGRISEGNYGAGDSLLWESGTFDTVPPGEASAQLARGRLHVALHGQKLEGEWHLIRTRPVGKKAQWLCIKAKDGTERPGYDVTVERPESVKSGQRVTRGPKRRTASKAKAKATPRLRSPQALLARVGTPMLATLAQVEATDAADWRFEVKYDGFRALAAVHGGRVALHSRGGHDLSERFPAIAQALEALGKHEVVLDGELVALDAQGRSRFQLLGKGAEERFVVFDVPWLDGEDLSPLPLEERRKKLEGLLARVKPPLALAERVEGTARQALSQARRRGWEGVMAKRVGSVYAPGRGEAWLKLKVQANQEVAIVGFTPMANERPEIGALLVAVREDGAWRYAGKVGTGYSTQVRRDLLKLLSRDEVKKPLVKEAPRVRDALRHEEAVWVKPRHVAQVAFTEWTEDGRLRHPSFQGLRNDKRPEECVRERPRETPVRRGPSARGPHRETGRKARPGKRAAGRTATARKGAAGEPVVLTHGERVLFPAVGLTKADVFAWFQDVAPLMVPALAGRPLTLQQWPQGIQAPGFFRQGVESAPDWLTVTRIRHEARLLSHVVVDRPESLLWLANQSALTLHMWSSRVPHLKQPDWVVFDLDPGPKGTFEELIELTLGLRRLLERLGLASVPKTSGKRGLHVLVPLAPGHTYARTRAFALQVFEALAQEYPELATTEHAKTRREGRLYLDAGQNAWGKTVVAPYSLRALPHAPVSTPLKWSEVTRRLDPTRFTLETLRRRLDKVGDLFAPALEGGQTLPSSS; this comes from the coding sequence TTGGGCACCTACCGCGAGAAGCGTGACTTCTCGCGGACCTCCGAGCCCTCTCCAGAGGTTTCCGCGCCCGCCGGTGGGGGCGTCTTCGTGGTGCACAAGCACGACGCCACGCGGCTGCACTACGACCTGCGGCTGGAGATCGACGGGGTGCTCGTCAGTTGGGCCATTCCCAAGGGCCCGAGCCATGACCCGGCGGACAAGCGGCTCGCGGTCCAGACCGAGGACCACCCCCTGGCCTATGCCACCTTCGAGGGCCGCATCTCCGAGGGGAACTACGGAGCGGGGGATTCGCTGCTGTGGGAGTCGGGCACCTTCGACACCGTGCCTCCGGGTGAGGCCTCGGCGCAGCTCGCGCGGGGCCGGCTGCACGTGGCGCTGCATGGCCAGAAGCTCGAGGGCGAGTGGCACCTCATCCGCACGCGTCCGGTGGGCAAGAAGGCGCAGTGGTTGTGCATCAAGGCCAAGGATGGCACCGAGCGCCCTGGCTATGACGTCACCGTCGAGCGTCCCGAGTCCGTGAAGTCCGGCCAGCGTGTCACCCGCGGGCCCAAGCGCCGGACCGCGTCCAAGGCCAAGGCCAAGGCCACGCCCAGGCTCCGCTCGCCCCAGGCCCTCCTGGCGCGGGTGGGCACGCCCATGCTGGCCACGCTCGCCCAGGTGGAGGCCACGGACGCGGCGGACTGGCGTTTCGAGGTGAAGTACGACGGCTTCCGCGCGCTCGCGGCGGTCCACGGCGGACGGGTGGCCCTGCACTCGCGCGGAGGCCATGACCTGTCCGAGCGCTTTCCCGCCATCGCCCAGGCCCTCGAGGCGCTGGGGAAACACGAGGTGGTGCTGGACGGGGAACTCGTGGCCCTGGATGCCCAGGGCCGTTCGCGCTTCCAACTGCTCGGCAAGGGCGCCGAGGAGCGCTTCGTGGTGTTCGATGTCCCGTGGCTCGACGGGGAGGACCTGAGCCCGCTGCCGCTGGAGGAGCGCCGGAAGAAGCTCGAGGGGCTGCTGGCGCGGGTGAAGCCACCGCTCGCGCTCGCCGAGCGGGTGGAGGGGACCGCGCGGCAGGCGCTCTCCCAGGCGCGGCGGCGAGGGTGGGAGGGCGTCATGGCCAAGCGCGTGGGCTCCGTCTACGCGCCGGGCCGGGGCGAGGCATGGCTCAAGCTCAAGGTCCAGGCCAACCAGGAGGTGGCCATCGTGGGCTTCACGCCCATGGCCAACGAGCGGCCGGAGATTGGCGCGCTCCTGGTGGCGGTGCGTGAGGACGGGGCCTGGCGTTACGCGGGCAAGGTGGGGACGGGTTACTCCACGCAGGTGCGGCGCGATCTGTTGAAGCTCCTGTCGCGCGACGAGGTGAAGAAGCCCCTGGTGAAGGAAGCGCCGCGGGTCCGTGACGCCTTGCGCCACGAGGAGGCCGTCTGGGTGAAGCCCCGCCACGTGGCCCAGGTGGCCTTCACCGAGTGGACCGAGGACGGACGCCTGCGCCATCCCTCCTTCCAGGGGCTGCGAAACGACAAGCGCCCCGAGGAGTGTGTGCGCGAGCGGCCGCGCGAGACGCCCGTGCGCCGGGGCCCCTCCGCGCGAGGGCCGCACCGGGAGACGGGACGCAAGGCGCGTCCGGGGAAGCGGGCCGCGGGACGGACCGCCACCGCCCGGAAGGGCGCCGCCGGGGAGCCGGTCGTGCTCACCCATGGGGAGCGGGTGCTGTTTCCCGCGGTGGGACTCACCAAGGCGGACGTGTTCGCGTGGTTCCAGGACGTGGCGCCCCTGATGGTGCCGGCGCTCGCGGGCCGGCCGCTCACGTTGCAGCAGTGGCCCCAGGGGATCCAGGCGCCCGGCTTCTTCCGCCAGGGGGTGGAGAGCGCGCCGGACTGGCTCACCGTCACGCGCATCCGGCACGAGGCGCGGCTCTTGTCCCACGTGGTGGTGGACAGGCCCGAGTCGCTGCTGTGGCTCGCCAACCAGTCCGCGCTCACCCTGCACATGTGGTCGAGCCGGGTGCCGCACCTCAAGCAGCCCGACTGGGTGGTGTTCGATCTGGATCCCGGTCCCAAGGGGACCTTCGAGGAGCTGATCGAGCTGACGCTGGGCCTGCGGCGTCTGTTGGAGCGGCTCGGCCTGGCGAGCGTGCCCAAGACGTCCGGCAAGCGGGGCCTGCACGTGTTGGTGCCCCTGGCGCCGGGCCATACCTACGCGCGGACAAGGGCGTTCGCACTCCAGGTGTTCGAAGCGCTCGCCCAGGAATACCCGGAGTTGGCCACCACCGAGCACGCCAAGACGCGGCGTGAAGGGCGGCTGTACCTGGACGCGGGCCAGAACGCCTGGGGCAAGACGGTGGTGGCGCCCTACTCACTCCGGGCGCTGCCGCACGCGCCCGTGTCCACGCCGCTCAAGTGGTCGGAGGTGACGCGCCGGTTGGACCCCACACGGTTCACCCTCGAGACCCTGCGGCGGCGCCTGGACAAGGTAGGCGACCTGTTCGCCCCCGCCCTGGAGGGAGGGCAGACGCTCCCGTCTTCCTCTTGA
- a CDS encoding helix-turn-helix transcriptional regulator, producing MSVHERLRRLLFLVPYVSSRQGITVEELARALNVSREHLLADLDLLTCVGRPPFNPDDYIDIYVENDRVYVDLDQRLSAPPRLTVGEASALAASAELLRPAAGDALRGAVEKLERVLPPGAGERFREMYRKIDAAVDAPDALGPLTQAIHGRLEVTFDYAAQGRDAAEPRRVQPHELLSHRGQWYLQAFCLTRQDDRLFRVDRMRGLGLTSTPFQPREGARAEVPNPARRDADVRVLFSPLVAPYVRERFGEEARLLADGSVEVRVAGDNERWLTQWVLSFGGEAEVLEPASIRAAVARAAKTALGV from the coding sequence ATGAGTGTCCATGAACGTCTGCGCCGGCTGCTCTTCCTCGTGCCCTACGTGTCCTCGCGCCAGGGCATCACTGTGGAGGAGCTGGCCCGGGCCCTCAACGTCAGCCGCGAGCACCTGCTGGCGGACCTGGACCTGCTCACCTGCGTGGGCCGGCCGCCCTTCAATCCGGACGACTACATCGACATCTACGTCGAGAACGACCGCGTCTACGTGGACCTGGATCAGCGCCTGTCCGCCCCGCCGCGCCTGACGGTGGGCGAGGCGTCCGCCCTGGCGGCCTCGGCGGAGTTGCTGCGCCCGGCGGCGGGAGACGCGCTGCGCGGCGCGGTGGAGAAGCTCGAGCGCGTGCTGCCTCCGGGCGCCGGAGAGCGCTTCCGCGAGATGTACCGGAAGATCGACGCCGCCGTGGACGCGCCCGACGCCCTGGGACCGCTCACCCAGGCCATCCATGGCCGCCTGGAGGTGACGTTCGACTACGCGGCCCAGGGCCGGGACGCCGCCGAGCCCCGGCGGGTCCAACCCCACGAGCTGCTCAGCCACCGGGGCCAGTGGTACCTGCAGGCCTTCTGCCTCACGCGCCAGGACGACCGGCTGTTCCGCGTGGACCGGATGCGCGGCCTGGGGTTGACGTCCACCCCCTTCCAGCCGCGCGAGGGCGCCCGGGCCGAGGTCCCCAACCCCGCCCGCCGGGACGCGGATGTGCGCGTGCTCTTTTCACCCCTGGTCGCTCCCTATGTCCGGGAGCGCTTTGGCGAGGAAGCCCGCCTGCTCGCGGACGGCAGCGTCGAGGTGCGGGTCGCCGGAGACAACGAGCGCTGGCTGACCCAGTGGGTGCTATCGTTCGGGGGCGAGGCCGAGGTGCTCGAGCCCGCCTCGATTCGCGCGGCGGTGGCCCGCGCTGCGAAGACCGCGCTAGGAGTTTGA
- a CDS encoding DUF2381 family protein translates to MPSPAPAQEPPPGRMSRHRSVHVSLEPGGGLPEIHVAGGTATLVSVGAPLADGGPVLDDARGRVRLVPVEGAAFLLLPAADLPVGERLRLTVPLARGDSLQFALTSVEDEVDTEVKLLLLQSPDADARGLEDVARFLNSSSREQPVALPLLPTRSRVSGDTSVRLRSVLRLGRHVFVSLLLWDRRADAEAWRRLRFRAAVKGGSVVALPALRVSSLVSTAILNQHTFVTVLPDGAERLDVALNGESAPESTFCLPLPRETPTP, encoded by the coding sequence GTGCCCTCTCCGGCTCCCGCCCAGGAGCCGCCGCCTGGCCGGATGTCCCGTCACCGCTCCGTCCATGTCTCCCTGGAGCCCGGTGGTGGCCTGCCCGAGATCCACGTCGCGGGTGGTACCGCCACGCTCGTGTCCGTGGGCGCACCGCTCGCTGACGGAGGGCCGGTCCTCGACGACGCGCGAGGTCGGGTCCGGCTCGTTCCCGTGGAGGGCGCGGCCTTCCTCCTCCTGCCCGCCGCCGACCTCCCCGTGGGCGAGCGCCTGCGGCTCACCGTGCCGCTGGCGCGGGGCGATTCGCTTCAGTTCGCGCTCACCTCCGTCGAGGACGAGGTGGACACCGAGGTGAAGCTCCTCCTCCTCCAGTCCCCCGACGCGGATGCCAGGGGCTTGGAGGACGTGGCCCGGTTCCTCAACTCCTCCTCTCGGGAGCAGCCCGTGGCGCTACCCCTGCTGCCAACGCGGAGCCGCGTGAGCGGAGACACGAGCGTGCGGCTCAGGTCGGTCCTGCGACTGGGGCGGCACGTCTTCGTTTCCTTGCTCCTCTGGGATCGGCGAGCGGACGCCGAGGCCTGGAGGCGGCTCCGATTCCGTGCCGCCGTGAAGGGTGGGTCCGTCGTGGCGCTGCCCGCGTTGCGGGTTTCCTCGTTGGTTTCAACCGCCATCCTGAATCAGCACACCTTCGTGACCGTTCTCCCCGATGGCGCCGAACGGCTGGACGTGGCGCTGAACGGCGAGAGCGCTCCGGAATCCACTTTCTGCCTGCCCCTTCCCCGCGAGACGCCGACACCATGA
- a CDS encoding FHA domain-containing protein has translation MSFQLTIAEGKEAGKEFVFELDSVLIGRVSECDVVLYDSGISRRHCRVFAEAGAYFAEDLGSSNGSRVNGQPIKPNGKQALVDGDQLTLGPVVFVFKRVAAMDENESTAPMPEAGGNSTRIVSVNAVARRQRNKGEALAPEGADEAQLGAAQRSATRAMPAIRRTGAQPALPEGAPPRASRASSGSAAALARASESAPTPSRRPASGAVARASRNAPGALSAAERARIRREAPGLVGNLKLFWLEASPPVRQGLIALGGLGVLALVGLLYWAVLGEEAKVMRGPEPKAFSSINSSEQIITDSFGLGDDVDWANGDQKTFEFEYTSATRTLALLHYQAQGISEGEVVVTINGVDLGKVPPDTLASQDRVLEIMIPWQLLKKGEVNRITFDNTRNPPGEDSWRIWNLWLERVPLPELSPEQMVEEATKAYKRGRKNLDTVNVGARNGYEAWKSFREAWLLLEVHPEPRPDLYYEAQERMREAQTLLDRVCSKLMLEVERYANQSNWEAASATLDHTRDYFPEKTGQICAQKAEMKREELGL, from the coding sequence ATGAGCTTTCAGTTGACGATCGCCGAGGGCAAGGAGGCCGGTAAGGAGTTCGTCTTCGAACTGGATTCCGTGCTCATCGGGCGGGTGTCCGAGTGCGATGTCGTCCTGTACGACTCGGGGATCTCCCGCCGCCACTGCCGCGTCTTCGCCGAGGCGGGCGCCTACTTCGCCGAGGATCTGGGCAGCTCCAACGGCTCGCGCGTCAACGGCCAGCCCATCAAGCCCAATGGGAAGCAGGCCCTGGTCGACGGGGATCAGCTGACGCTCGGGCCGGTGGTGTTCGTCTTCAAGCGGGTGGCGGCCATGGACGAGAACGAGTCCACCGCGCCCATGCCGGAGGCGGGTGGCAACAGCACGCGCATCGTCTCCGTGAACGCGGTGGCTCGCCGCCAGCGCAACAAGGGCGAGGCCCTGGCCCCCGAGGGCGCGGACGAGGCGCAACTGGGCGCCGCGCAGCGCTCCGCCACGCGCGCCATGCCCGCCATTCGCCGCACGGGCGCGCAGCCCGCGCTCCCGGAGGGCGCGCCCCCGCGTGCCTCCCGGGCCTCGTCGGGTTCCGCCGCCGCCCTGGCGCGGGCCTCGGAGTCGGCTCCCACTCCGTCCCGGCGTCCGGCCTCGGGCGCGGTGGCGCGGGCCTCGCGCAACGCGCCCGGCGCCCTGTCCGCCGCGGAGCGCGCCCGCATCCGGCGCGAGGCCCCGGGCCTCGTGGGCAACCTCAAGCTCTTCTGGCTCGAGGCGAGCCCGCCCGTGCGCCAGGGCCTCATCGCCCTGGGGGGCCTGGGGGTGCTCGCCCTGGTGGGTCTGCTGTATTGGGCGGTGCTCGGCGAGGAGGCCAAGGTGATGCGGGGCCCCGAGCCCAAGGCCTTCAGCAGCATCAACAGCAGCGAGCAGATCATCACCGACTCGTTCGGCCTGGGCGACGACGTGGATTGGGCCAACGGGGACCAGAAGACCTTCGAGTTCGAGTACACCTCCGCCACGCGCACGCTGGCCCTCCTCCATTACCAGGCGCAGGGCATCTCCGAGGGCGAGGTGGTGGTGACGATCAACGGCGTGGACCTGGGCAAGGTGCCTCCGGACACGCTGGCCAGTCAGGACCGGGTCCTGGAGATCATGATCCCCTGGCAGTTGCTCAAGAAGGGGGAGGTCAACCGCATCACCTTCGACAACACGCGCAACCCGCCCGGAGAGGACTCCTGGCGCATCTGGAACCTCTGGTTGGAGCGCGTTCCGCTGCCGGAGCTGTCCCCCGAGCAGATGGTCGAGGAAGCCACCAAGGCCTACAAGCGCGGGCGCAAGAACCTGGACACCGTGAACGTGGGCGCGCGCAACGGCTATGAGGCCTGGAAGTCCTTCCGCGAGGCGTGGCTGCTCCTGGAAGTGCACCCCGAGCCCCGGCCGGACCTTTATTACGAGGCCCAGGAGCGCATGCGCGAGGCGCAGACGCTGCTCGACCGGGTGTGCTCCAAGTTGATGCTGGAGGTGGAGCGCTACGCCAACCAGAGCAACTGGGAGGCGGCGTCCGCCACGTTGGATCACACCCGTGACTACTTCCCGGAGAAGACGGGGCAGATCTGCGCCCAGAAGGCGGAGATGAAGCGCGAGGAACTGGGGCTGTAG
- a CDS encoding helix-turn-helix transcriptional regulator yields MDRTERLLDLVALFLDAREPISWGELREHFPEDYRGISDDAAERKFERDKAELLELGFPLTYIQGDDERRDGYVVDRDAYYLPEVNLTKEELAVLYAAGSAALTSGAFPGRDDLSHALRKIGFFAGDALPTPGVRMELGTEQDGPQLAAHLEQLWGACATRKWVQMSYRSPKRPDLTERKVDPYGLALRRGIWTLVGYCHLRQGVRTFHVHRIRSLKANTSKPRTPDFEVPAGFSSDDYVASYPWQHRFHPRLDARLRLTGELAGRAATLFPGAEVTPAPEGEGVLVTLGVTFLDGLLRFCMQLGPECRVESPEAGRQGMKDMAARILQKHAPRSEVAA; encoded by the coding sequence ATGGACCGGACCGAACGTCTCCTTGATCTCGTGGCGCTGTTCCTGGACGCTCGGGAACCCATTTCCTGGGGAGAGCTGCGCGAGCACTTTCCCGAGGACTACCGGGGCATTTCCGACGATGCCGCCGAGCGCAAGTTCGAGCGCGACAAGGCGGAGCTGCTGGAACTGGGCTTCCCCCTCACCTACATCCAGGGCGACGACGAGCGGCGCGACGGCTACGTCGTGGACCGTGACGCCTACTACCTGCCCGAGGTGAACCTGACCAAGGAGGAGCTGGCGGTGCTCTACGCCGCGGGCAGTGCCGCGCTCACGTCCGGGGCCTTTCCCGGCCGGGACGACCTGTCGCACGCCCTGCGCAAGATTGGCTTCTTCGCGGGCGACGCGCTGCCCACCCCGGGCGTGCGCATGGAGCTGGGCACCGAGCAGGATGGCCCGCAGCTCGCCGCGCACCTGGAGCAACTGTGGGGCGCGTGCGCCACGCGCAAGTGGGTGCAGATGTCCTACCGCTCGCCCAAGCGTCCCGACCTCACGGAGCGCAAGGTGGACCCCTACGGGCTCGCGCTGCGCCGGGGCATCTGGACACTCGTGGGCTACTGCCACCTGCGCCAGGGCGTGCGCACCTTCCACGTGCACCGCATCCGCTCGCTCAAGGCGAACACCTCCAAGCCGCGCACGCCGGACTTCGAGGTCCCCGCGGGCTTCTCCTCCGACGACTACGTGGCCAGCTATCCCTGGCAGCACCGCTTCCATCCCCGGCTGGACGCGCGCCTGCGGCTCACCGGCGAGCTGGCCGGGCGTGCCGCCACGCTCTTTCCCGGCGCCGAGGTGACGCCGGCTCCCGAGGGCGAGGGCGTGCTCGTGACCCTGGGGGTGACGTTCCTGGATGGTCTGCTGCGCTTCTGCATGCAGCTCGGGCCGGAGTGCCGCGTGGAGTCGCCCGAGGCGGGACGGCAGGGCATGAAGGACATGGCGGCGCGCATCCTCCAGAAGCACGCGCCCCGTTCGGAGGTGGCGGCATGA
- a CDS encoding serine/threonine protein kinase, translating into MNKALHPNQLRPGDHVREYRIIRRLGSGGFSIVFLVEHEGNPYALKMALQPVSEVDEDQVDGWIRREAVSLEHLVHPNLLPIHELGRWPLPRTGYSFFVTDYVPGTTFYEWSRRRHVTPHQWVRVLGEVLRPLEAMHARGICHRDLKADNVIVREGDERPFLIDFGAVHLPGARPLTEGIAPGTLYCQPPEAIRFVMSADALQKGARFEAHPSADLYAVGVLLYEALTGHHPFNPKLPVNHLLLAILSVPPVDPRQLNPRAPDSLCELAMRLLAKDPAQRPASAREVREELERLRADEGDTVPWWTPGLPYRDLGVSSRPVNGALVPMKGPLSPRARPPARRTSARVALALGVGLVGLLGWALLHTEEAPPVEATAPVSPAPSDPGVPPVSSFQPDPSRPLPAPSTQAPARGCSRLQALLGVTVAQLFGCATVPAVRPDPSGYLDKCPYEARENIRKLGFETGLGYWFPTYLQPGPTVSSVSHRLVEEGAALNVKPGPIAAHMYPYANDKFVRILGTAVTTRMRVYIEFDRLVLPDGTWLPICGAAASTFEDIYGIPTREGVEFPDTAVDPAKVDHSPGSVVLNDPQFMTVIEPPEGEQRARIEQVDPNEKPRIDFSEQLEERKRQKK; encoded by the coding sequence ATGAACAAGGCCCTGCATCCCAACCAACTTCGTCCGGGCGACCACGTGCGCGAGTACCGGATCATCCGGCGCCTGGGCTCGGGTGGCTTTTCCATCGTCTTCCTGGTGGAACACGAGGGGAACCCCTACGCCCTGAAGATGGCGCTGCAACCCGTTTCGGAGGTGGATGAGGACCAGGTGGATGGATGGATCCGCCGGGAGGCGGTATCCCTGGAGCACCTGGTCCATCCCAACCTGCTGCCCATCCATGAGCTGGGCCGATGGCCGTTGCCGCGCACGGGCTACTCCTTCTTCGTCACCGACTACGTTCCGGGCACGACCTTCTATGAGTGGAGCCGCCGCCGTCACGTCACGCCCCATCAGTGGGTGCGGGTGCTGGGTGAGGTGCTGCGCCCGTTGGAGGCGATGCACGCGCGGGGGATCTGCCATCGTGACCTCAAGGCGGACAACGTGATCGTGCGGGAAGGGGACGAGCGGCCCTTCCTCATCGACTTCGGCGCCGTTCATCTGCCGGGCGCGCGTCCATTGACCGAGGGCATCGCCCCGGGGACGCTCTACTGTCAGCCTCCCGAGGCCATCCGCTTCGTGATGAGCGCGGATGCTCTCCAGAAGGGCGCTCGTTTCGAGGCCCATCCCAGCGCGGACCTCTACGCGGTGGGCGTCCTTCTCTATGAGGCGCTGACGGGTCATCACCCCTTCAATCCGAAGTTGCCGGTGAATCACCTGCTGCTGGCCATCCTCTCCGTGCCTCCCGTGGATCCCAGGCAACTCAACCCCCGGGCTCCCGATTCGTTGTGCGAACTCGCCATGCGACTGTTGGCGAAGGACCCCGCTCAGCGCCCCGCCAGTGCGCGTGAGGTGCGAGAAGAGCTGGAGCGCCTTCGCGCGGACGAAGGCGACACGGTTCCCTGGTGGACTCCGGGCCTGCCGTACCGCGACCTCGGGGTGTCATCGAGGCCGGTGAACGGCGCATTGGTTCCCATGAAGGGGCCCCTGTCTCCACGGGCCAGACCCCCGGCGCGCCGGACGAGCGCACGCGTGGCATTGGCGCTCGGGGTGGGGTTGGTGGGATTGCTAGGGTGGGCCCTTCTCCACACCGAGGAAGCTCCTCCCGTGGAGGCCACCGCGCCGGTTTCTCCGGCGCCCTCCGACCCAGGAGTGCCACCCGTGTCGTCCTTTCAGCCCGACCCGTCCCGTCCTCTACCCGCTCCCTCGACCCAGGCGCCCGCGCGCGGGTGCTCCCGGCTCCAGGCCCTGCTGGGCGTGACGGTGGCTCAGCTGTTCGGCTGTGCCACCGTTCCGGCCGTGCGGCCAGACCCCAGCGGCTACCTCGACAAATGCCCGTACGAGGCACGCGAGAACATCCGGAAGCTCGGGTTCGAAACGGGGCTCGGGTACTGGTTTCCCACCTACCTCCAACCGGGCCCCACGGTCTCCTCGGTGTCGCATCGGCTCGTGGAGGAGGGCGCGGCCTTGAACGTCAAGCCGGGGCCCATCGCGGCCCACATGTACCCGTATGCGAATGACAAGTTCGTGCGGATCCTGGGCACGGCGGTGACCACGCGGATGCGCGTCTACATCGAGTTCGATCGGCTCGTGCTTCCCGATGGGACCTGGCTGCCCATCTGTGGCGCCGCCGCCAGCACCTTCGAGGACATCTACGGCATTCCGACCCGCGAGGGAGTGGAGTTCCCGGACACGGCGGTGGACCCGGCCAAGGTGGACCACAGCCCCGGCAGTGTCGTGCTCAATGATCCCCAGTTCATGACCGTCATCGAGCCGCCCGAGGGGGAGCAGCGCGCGAGGATCGAGCAGGTGGACCCCAACGAGAAGCCGCGGATCGACTTCTCGGAGCAACTGGAGGAACGGAAGCGACAGAAGAAGTAG
- a CDS encoding DUF2381 family protein, with product MSDSPDDPDSDGLSSPRLPAAMLRGMVLLLGLMPLSSRARTSLDLPLPPGWDVEQRDLNLYEDPAPAERELRVTKGFPTSVELLDGRVDLVSTTMKGARGRIELSAKDGELLVGMIDHLEPGERVPLSVAYLDGGRVELTLVKAGLVTDVWLRVRRSPEQPL from the coding sequence ATGTCCGACTCTCCCGATGATCCGGACTCCGATGGCCTGTCGTCCCCTCGCCTCCCGGCCGCCATGCTGCGGGGGATGGTGCTGTTGCTGGGCCTCATGCCCTTGAGTTCCCGGGCACGAACGAGCCTCGATCTGCCGCTGCCCCCGGGATGGGACGTGGAGCAGCGAGACCTCAACCTCTACGAGGACCCAGCTCCGGCGGAGCGGGAGCTGCGCGTGACGAAGGGCTTTCCCACGTCCGTGGAGCTGCTGGATGGGCGGGTGGATCTGGTGAGCACCACCATGAAGGGAGCGCGGGGCCGCATCGAGCTGAGCGCGAAGGACGGCGAACTGCTCGTGGGGATGATCGACCACCTGGAGCCCGGAGAGCGGGTGCCCCTCTCCGTGGCCTACCTGGATGGAGGGCGCGTGGAGCTGACGCTGGTGAAGGCCGGACTGGTGACGGACGTGTGGCTGCGAGTCCGGCGCAGCCCCGAGCAGCCCCTCTAG